From the genome of Chelonia mydas isolate rCheMyd1 chromosome 2, rCheMyd1.pri.v2, whole genome shotgun sequence, one region includes:
- the LOC102943045 gene encoding serpin B6: protein MDNLSKANTTFALNLFKKLSENANTQNLFFSPLSISSALSMVFLGAKGNTAAQMAKVLSLDETEDIHDGYQALISEINKPGTNYLLRIANRLYGEKTFKFLATFIDSCQKFYHAELEQLDFSRAAEDSRKHINAWVEEKTEGKIQNLLAQSIVDSMTRLVLVNAIYFKGNWETQFNKDCTVERQFKINKNETKPVQMMFKKAKFNMSYMADFRTKILDLPYVDNETSMIILLPDEIQDNSTGLEQLERELTYEKLIEWINAEMDYSEVEVFLPRFKLVQTYDLKPVLKSMGMADAFDERKVDLSGMSASNDLVLSEVVHKSFVEVNEEGTEAAAATAVVSNFRCALIVPRFTADHPFLFFIRHNKTGNILFYGRFCSP, encoded by the exons ATGGATAACCTCAGTAAAGCAAACACCACCTTTGCACTCAACCTGTTCAAAAAGCTGAGTGAAAATGCCAATACACAGAACTTATTCTTTTCTCCTTTGAGTATCTCCTCTGCTTTGTCCATGGTTTTTTTGGGTGCAAAAGGTAACACTGCAGCCCAGATGGCAAAG GTGCTTTCTCTGGACGAAACTGAAGACATTCACGATGGATACCAGGCCCTTATTTCTGAAATTAACAAACCAGGCACTAATTATTTGCTTAGGATTGCCAACCGGCTCTATGGGGAAAAGACGTTTAAATTTCTTGCA ACATTTATAGATTCCTGCCAGAAATTCTACCATGCAGAGCTAGAACAACTTGACTTCTCTAGAGCTGCAGAAGATTCCAGAAAACACATAAATGCCTGGGTAGAAGAAAAAACTGAAG GTAAAATCCAGAATCTGTTGGCTCAGAGTATTGTTGATTCAATGACCAGACTGGTCTTGGTGAATGCCATCTACTTCAAAGGCAACTGGGAAACCCAATTCAACAAGGATTGCACAGTGGAAAGGCAATTTAAAATTAACAAG aatgagaCCAAACCAGTGCAGATGATGTTCAAGAAAGCTAAATTTAACATGAGCTACATGGCAGACTTTCGGACCAAAATCCTTGACCTCCCTTATGTTGATAACGAGACTAGTATGATCATCCTACTTCCTGATGAAATCCAAGATAATTCCACTGGCCTGGAACAG CTGGAAAGAGAACTTACATATGAGAAACTTATAGAGTGGATAAATGCAGAAATGGACTATAGTGAAGTGGAGGTATTTTTACCCAGATTTAAGCTGGTGCAAACTTATGATCTGAAGCCTGTTCTGAAGAGCATGGGAATGGCTGATGCATTTGACGAAAGGAAGGTGGATTTATCTGGAATGTCAGCCAGCAATGACCTAGTTCTGTCTGAGGTTGTTCACAAGTCCTTTGTGGAGGTAAACGAAGAAGgcacagaggcagcagctgctacTGCAGTAGTGAGCAATTTCCGATGTGCACTGATTGTACCACGGTTCACTGCTGACCATCCTTTCCTCTTCTTTATCCGGCACAACAAAACTGGCAACATTCTGTTCTATGGCAGATTTTGTTCcccctaa